TTTATTAATGGATATTAACCGCTGTTTTAGCCCCTGATCTATTCCCTGTCCCGGACCTGCCACATTATATAAAGCTATAATGAAAGAATTAAATTCATGGCCTCCCGGCACTCCATGAAACAGAATGTTTCCTTCTTCCTGGCCTTCCCACTGTAAAATAAAAGCCGGGAACAGCTGTCCTTCTGCCTCTCTTCTCTTTTTTTCCTCCCCCTCCACCTGGTGTCTTATATAAATTACTTTATCTGTTACTTCTTCTATTTCTTTTAAAAAGTTGTCCATTTCTCCGGCCAGGGGACTGTCGTCTAACTCTCCTTTAATTACAGCTTTTCCTTCAAATTTAGAAAACAAGGCCTGCAGCTGCTGCCTGATTTCTTCTGACAAAAATCCATTTGACTCACTTGGTTCCTCTACAACGGAATCCTTTTCTTTTTTCGGTTTTCCCCTTTCAATATGAAATTCAGGAATATTCAGCTTCTCATGGATTTGGGACACATGCTTTTCCAGAGACGTAGCTGCAGTTGCTCCGTCGGACACGGCTGTAACTACCTGCCGTAAATTTTTCACGCATACATCTCCCGCCCCATATACGCCTTCTACACTTGTTTTCTGGTTTTCATCTGTAATTAAATAGCCTTGAGAATTGCATTCTACCGCCCCGTTTAGCCACTTAGTATTTGGCACATAACCGGCGAAAACAAAAACTCCAATACCTTCTCCCTTTTCACTTTTATGAATCCATTCTTCCCCTGTTTTATTATCCCGGAATTTGGCAAAGGAAACAACTCCGTCTCCGCCTACTTCCACAATTTCTGTGTGAAACTTTACTTCAATCTTTTCTTCGTCCCAGATTTTATCTGAAACTGTTCTGGCGCAAGTAAATTGCTCCTCTCTTACAATCATTGTCACCTTTCTGCCGTATTTTGTAAGAAAGATTCCTTCCTCCACTGCCGCGAACCCGCCGCCGATTACAAATATTTCCGTATTTGTAAAAAACTCTCCGTCGCAGGTTGCGCAATAGGCTACGCCTCTGCCCTGAAATCTTTTTTCTCCTTTAAAACCAAGCTTTCTGGGATTGGCCCCTGTTGCCAGAACAACTCCCAAGGCTTTATATTCCCCGGCAGTGGTATAAATTGTTTTAACGTCTTTTTCCAGCTCCATATTCAAAACCTCGGCCATTACAAATTCAGCCCCAAAGCTTTCCGCCTGAGCTTTCATAGCCTGTGTCAGCTCTGTCCCACTGGTTTTTTCCACACCTGGATAATTTACGATTTCTGATGTAATTGTAATCTGACCGCCTATTTTCTCCTTTTCCGCCACCAGCACCTTATACTTGGCTCTGGCCATATAAATAGCGGCGGACAGGCCTGCCGGCCCGCCTCCTACAATTACTACGTCATACATATTTTCACTGTTAAACATACTACCTCCGCCGCCAGATTTTTCTTACAGTAAACCTACCAGGTCCAGGCTGGGCTTTAATGTTTCTGCCCCTGGTTGCCATTTAGCCGGGCACACCTGATCTCCATGCTCCGCCACAAACTGAGAGGCCTGAACTCTTCTGAATAATTCGTCTGCGTTTCTGCCTACATTGCCGGCAATTACCTCGTAAGCCACAATTTTGCCTTCTGGATTTACTATAAAGCTTCCTCTTTCTGCCATTCCGCTTTCTTCAATCATAACCTGAAAATCTCTGGCCAGCTTTCCTGTAGGATCTGCTAACATTGGGTACTCAATGGCCTGAATTGTTTTTGAAGCATCGTGCCATGCCTTGTGCACAAAATGGCTATCGCAGGATACGCTGTAAATCTCACAATTTATTTCCTTAAACTCTTTATATTTCTCAGCTAAATCTTTTAGTTCCGTTGGGCAAACAAAAGTAAAATCTGCAGGATAAAAGAAAAATACAGACCATTTTCCTAAAATATCTGCTTTATTTACTTCCTTAAATTCTCCGCCCACATAAGCTTGTACTGTAAATTCATTAATCTCTTTTCCAATAAGGGACATATAATACCTCCTATTTTCACTGTACTTTTTTCTGTTGAAAAAACTTAAAAAAAAATAAATCTATAAAGTTGCCACATAGTTAGTCTTAACTAACTATGTAAGAGCATTTTAACAGAATTTAAAAATAATTTCAACAGGGGAAAAAGAGACAATTTATCATTTTGTTTCATAAAAATGCACTTAAAAACAAAAAAACGCGGCAAATTTCACCGCGCTTTTTCAGCTTAAAATTTCTCTATAAAACAGGAGAAACGTTAACAGCCTTTAACTTAGAGCTGTCCTTTGGATCTTTTTCTGTATCAAAGAATACCTTCTGCCCGTCCTCCAGGCTTTTAAATCCATTAGATAAAATTGAGGAAAAATGCACAAATACATCTTTTCCGCTCATATCATCTGTAATAAACCCAAAACCCTTCTGCGCATTAAACCATTTTACTGTACCGTTATTCATAATCAGTACCTCCATTTTTTCTATATTCATATTGTATTAGTGAGAATAAAAAGAAAAAGCAGAGACAAGGAATTAAAATTATCCTTTATCTCTGCTAAGCTTCAAATCCAAATTAATAACTGGAATCAGTATAACACAGGATTTTCAGTGTGTCAAGGAAATTTTCAGAAAAGTCTAAATATTCTGGCAAGTCTAAATATTCTTACAAATCTATAAATATCCTTTCTGAAATATGCCTGCCCTGATTGTCTTTTCCGATTTTCAGCACAAATGGAAATTTGCCATATTCAATACACATCCAGTAATCAGCCTCCGGGTATACATCCTGGGTTTCCTTATTGAAAAAATGTTCCCCTCCGTCTGTCCGCAAAGCCTTTATTCTCTCATCAATAGGAAAATCCTGATTCGTCAATATACTTTTTATATATTCGGCGCAAAGAGTATCCTCCTTGGCCTCTCTCACTCCTCCAAAGCCCATGCAGACTAAAGAAACTGTGTCAGGATTTTTTCTCCTGATATACTCTGCCACAGCCTTGGCATTTACCAGACTCCCTGTTACAATTTCACTGCTGCAAACAGCATTTACAATTCCCTGGGTGCCGGCGCTGGTGGTGTGAATTAAGGTTTTTCCCTGTACAGATAAATGGGCCAACTGAGAAGGGGAATTGCCCAGGTCAAAGCCCTGGCACATTTTCCCATTTCTCTCTCCTGCAAGAAGCGCCTTATGGTCCTCTTTTTTTCTTCTGTAGGCCTCTTCTATATCTCCAACAGGATAAATTTTATCCGCTCCTTCTGCAAATGCATAACACTCCAGGGAAAAGGCGCGAAATACGTCGATAATCACCGTCAGTCCTTCTGCCTTTTTAGCTCCTTCTATGCAATGTAAAATCTGGATTTTCATATTGACTCCTTCGCTCCATTACTCCAGTTCAAAAGCTCCTGTGTAAAGCTGATAATACTTTCCTTTTTCCTGAATCAGCTTATCATGGCTTCCCCGCTCAATAATGCGGCCGTGCTCCAGCACCATAATAACGTCGGAGTTTCGCACAGTGGACAGCCGGTGGGCAATTACAAATACAGTTCTTCCGTGCATCAGAGCATCCATTCCCCTTTGTACAATCGCCTCTGTTCTTGTATCAATGGAAGAAGTAGCTTCGTCCATAATCATAACAGGAGGATCTGCCACGGCGGCTCTGGCAATGGCAAGCAGCTGCCTCTGTCCCTGGGAAAGATTATCCCCATTTCCGGAAATAACAGTTTTATACCCTTCAGGCAGACGGGTAATAAAATCATGGGCTCCTGCTAATCTGGCCGCTCCAATACACTCCTCGTCAGTAGCATGTAAATTGCCGTAACGAATATTTTCCATTACTGTTCCAGTAAAAAGGTTGGTATCCTGAAGCACAATTCCTAAAGATCTGCGCAAATCTGCTTTTTTAATCTTGCTGATATCAATGCCGTCGTAGCGTATTTTTCCGTCTGTAATATCATAAAAACGGTTAATCAGGTTGG
The window above is part of the Lachnoclostridium edouardi genome. Proteins encoded here:
- a CDS encoding FAD-dependent oxidoreductase is translated as MFNSENMYDVVIVGGGPAGLSAAIYMARAKYKVLVAEKEKIGGQITITSEIVNYPGVEKTSGTELTQAMKAQAESFGAEFVMAEVLNMELEKDVKTIYTTAGEYKALGVVLATGANPRKLGFKGEKRFQGRGVAYCATCDGEFFTNTEIFVIGGGFAAVEEGIFLTKYGRKVTMIVREEQFTCARTVSDKIWDEEKIEVKFHTEIVEVGGDGVVSFAKFRDNKTGEEWIHKSEKGEGIGVFVFAGYVPNTKWLNGAVECNSQGYLITDENQKTSVEGVYGAGDVCVKNLRQVVTAVSDGATAATSLEKHVSQIHEKLNIPEFHIERGKPKKEKDSVVEEPSESNGFLSEEIRQQLQALFSKFEGKAVIKGELDDSPLAGEMDNFLKEIEEVTDKVIYIRHQVEGEEKKRREAEGQLFPAFILQWEGQEEGNILFHGVPGGHEFNSFIIALYNVAGPGQGIDQGLKQRLISINKKINVKVLVSLSCTMCPEVVMAVQKAASISPNITGEMIDLMHYPELKSKYKVMSVPCMIINNQDVYFGKKNLEEITGILEEKGIS
- the ahpC gene encoding alkyl hydroperoxide reductase subunit C produces the protein MSLIGKEINEFTVQAYVGGEFKEVNKADILGKWSVFFFYPADFTFVCPTELKDLAEKYKEFKEINCEIYSVSCDSHFVHKAWHDASKTIQAIEYPMLADPTGKLARDFQVMIEESGMAERGSFIVNPEGKIVAYEVIAGNVGRNADELFRRVQASQFVAEHGDQVCPAKWQPGAETLKPSLDLVGLL
- a CDS encoding cold-shock protein, which translates into the protein MNNGTVKWFNAQKGFGFITDDMSGKDVFVHFSSILSNGFKSLEDGQKVFFDTEKDPKDSSKLKAVNVSPVL
- a CDS encoding 2-phosphosulfolactate phosphatase; protein product: MKIQILHCIEGAKKAEGLTVIIDVFRAFSLECYAFAEGADKIYPVGDIEEAYRRKKEDHKALLAGERNGKMCQGFDLGNSPSQLAHLSVQGKTLIHTTSAGTQGIVNAVCSSEIVTGSLVNAKAVAEYIRRKNPDTVSLVCMGFGGVREAKEDTLCAEYIKSILTNQDFPIDERIKALRTDGGEHFFNKETQDVYPEADYWMCIEYGKFPFVLKIGKDNQGRHISERIFIDL